Genomic window (Cellulosilyticum lentocellum DSM 5427):
CCAAGCTATATATTGTAGGTACTTAGTATGTGTAGAATACAATTTGGTTAAAAAATTAAAAAATCCTAGGTATATATATAATATATTATTAGATTCATGAAATTATATAGATATTATTGTTTGTAGGATTTTTTATATGAGGTAATCTTTCAAACAGATATAAATAATTTATTGTTAAAAATAAAGGATAAGTATACTTTTCTGCTTATCCTCTTTAAGAGTTTATATTCTTATTGATGATGTTTTAACCACATTATTGCACCATATGCATGCATTGCTGCACCTGTTGTTAAAATATCTTCATTAAATACAACTTGTGGATGATGCATTGGCATACCATATGAAGGGTCTTCTGTTTGGGAACCTGCTCCTAACATAAAGTATACACTTGGTACTTCATAAGAATAAGAAGAAAAATCTTCTGAACCCATACCATGCCCTTGAAAAGACATAACTGATTTTTCACCCACAATATCTTTTATATAAGAGCCTACTTCATTGGCAAGGTCATTATCATTTTTTAAAGGTGGTACAGAAGCCAATTCTTCAAGTTTAGCTTCTCCTCTAAAGAGTTTAGCTGTAGCCACTGTTATATCTTCCATGCGTTTGAAAATAAAAGCATTCATCTCCTTAGAAAAACTTCTAATAGTACCTTCCATTATAACTTGATTTGGAATAACATTTCCAACTTCACCACCTACAAATTTTCCAATCGTTAAAATTGCAGATTCAGTAGCAGCAATCTCTCTACTGATAATTTCTTGTAAAGAAAGATAAATATGTGCTGCTATATTAATAGGGTCTACACCTAATTCTGGCATTGCACCATGGCATCCTGTACCATTAACTATAATTCTAAAACGTGTGCATCCAGCCATGCTTGTATCTAATCCATATATAACCATATTTGTTGGTGTACCTGAGTGAACATGTAATGCCATAGCTGCATCTACTTTAGGATTTTCTAGTATACCTGCTTTAAGCATTTTTTTAGCACCTGTGAAACCTTCTTCATCAGGTTGGAAAACCAATTTAATGGTTCCTTCTATCTCATCCTCATATTCTCTCAGTAACTTTGCTGCTCCTAAAAGCATAGTGGCATGCATATCATGTCCACATGCATGCATACTACCATTAGTTGATTTAAATGAACAACTAGTTTCTTCTTCTATGGGTAGAGAGTCCATATCTGCTCTTAAAAGAAAGGTCTTTCCTGACTTTTTTCTACCTATCGTTGCAACAATCCCACTATCACAAATCTCTTTTGGTGTATAACCAAACTCTTTTAGTTTTTGTTTAACAAAAGCTGTTGTCTCAGGTAAATGTGAACCAACTTCTGGGTGGGCATGTATATGTCTTCTTATTTCTACTAATTCATCTTTTAATAGCTTTGCGCTTTCTAGTATTTTTTTCATAAGATTCCCTCACAGGTAGTATTTTCTGTTTTATAATAAGTATATTTTTTCACAAAACAAAAGGTCTTAGTCTTACAAAAAATGGGAAAGCCTAATGTGTTAAAGAAATTATATATATTGTAAAATGACATGTAAATATTTAGTTAAATAACTTTTTAAGGTGATTCATTTTTAGATAAATGGAGTGTCTTTTTTCTTTTCTGTAGCTTCAAAGCTAAGTTTAAAATCTCGCATACGTATTATGCGGCAACTTCAAGCTGACAAGGTGAAACTGTTGTATAAAAACGCTAAATTAATCTAACTAAATACCAAAGCCGTCAGGTGAGACTTACTCTCACCCTGACGGTTTTGTTTTATAGTGCTTCAAATATTTAGCGAAATAGTACCTTTTTCAAAGATGCCACACGTTTATCCATCAGATTTTTTACCAGAGTGCTGTTAACGGCGATGTCATAGTCGTGCATGATGGCTATAGTTTTGTGGAGTTCAACTTCTACGCCGGACTCCTTTAGAAGCTGGGCGTAGAGGAGTCCACTGTCCAGTAAACAGTCAAATTCTGCTGTCTCCACATAAGCAGAGGACAGTCC
Coding sequences:
- a CDS encoding M20 metallopeptidase family protein, whose amino-acid sequence is MKKILESAKLLKDELVEIRRHIHAHPEVGSHLPETTAFVKQKLKEFGYTPKEICDSGIVATIGRKKSGKTFLLRADMDSLPIEEETSCSFKSTNGSMHACGHDMHATMLLGAAKLLREYEDEIEGTIKLVFQPDEEGFTGAKKMLKAGILENPKVDAAMALHVHSGTPTNMVIYGLDTSMAGCTRFRIIVNGTGCHGAMPELGVDPINIAAHIYLSLQEIISREIAATESAILTIGKFVGGEVGNVIPNQVIMEGTIRSFSKEMNAFIFKRMEDITVATAKLFRGEAKLEELASVPPLKNDNDLANEVGSYIKDIVGEKSVMSFQGHGMGSEDFSSYSYEVPSVYFMLGAGSQTEDPSYGMPMHHPQVVFNEDILTTGAAMHAYGAIMWLKHHQ